CGCCGCTGCACCTGACCCTGTGGGACGGGGACGCCCTGGTCGCCGCCGCACCCGGCTACCTGAAGACCAATTCGCACGGCGAGTTCGTGTTCGACCACGCCTGGGCGCACGCCTATGCGCGCTACGGCGAGGACTATTTCCCCAAATGGCTGTGCGCGGTGCCGTATTCGCCGGTGACCGGGCCGCGGCTGCTGGCCCGCGACGCCGCCGGGCGCCAGGCGCTGCTCGCCGCGATGCAGGCATTGACCCAAGCCAGCGGCCTGTCCTCGGCGCACGTGAACTTCCACGGCGCCGACGAGGACGCCGCGTTCGGCGAGGACTGGCTGGCGCGCAGCGACGTGCAGTACCAGTGGCACAACGACGCCGGCTGGACCGACTTCGACGCCTACCTGGCGGCGATGGACCACAAGCGGCGCAAGAACATCCGCCAGGAGCGGGCCAAGGTGCAGCGCGCCGGCATCGGCTTCCGCATCGTGCATGGCGACGAGGCCAGCGCCGACGACCTGCAGGCGATGTACGGCTTCTACCTGCGCACCTTCGAGGACTACGGCAATTCGCCGGCGCTGACCGCGGACTTCTTCTCGCATCTTGCGCGAGAAATGCCGCGCAACCTCCTGATATTTCTTGCAATACAGAATGACGTTCCGGTAGCCGGCGCCCTGTGCCTGCGCGGCGGCGACACCCTGTACGGCCGCTACTGGGGCGGCGACACCCTGCCCGGCCTGCATTTCGAGACCTGCTACTACCAGGGCATCGACTACTGCCTGCGCGAGGGCCTGACCCGCTTCGAGCCCGGCGCGCAGGGCGAGCACAAGATCGCCCGCGGCTTCCTGCCGCGGCTGGTGCGCAGCCGCCACTGGATCGCCGACCCCGGCTTCCGCGCGCCGCTGGCCGACTGGTGCGCCGAAGAACGCGCGGCGGTACGGCAGCACGCGGCGGCGCTGTTGCGGCACTCGCCGTTCCGCCAGGACTGAAAGCGCCTCCGGATCGGCTACGCTGCGCCCGATGCGCCGTCTCCCCGCCCTGCTCCCGGACGACCCCGCCGCCCCGTTCCCGCCGGCGGCCAGCGCGCTGCGCGACCCGGACGGCCTGCTCGCGATCGGCGGCGACCTGTCGCCCACGCGCCTGCTCGCCGCCTACGCGCACGGCATCTTCCCGTGGTATTCGGACGGCCAGCCGATCCTGTGGTGGAGCCCGGACCCGCGCACCGTGTTCCGCAGCGACGGGGTACGGCTGTCCTCGCGCTTTCGCCGTTCGCTGCGCCGTTCGCCGTGGCGGGTGCGCGCCGATACCGCGTTCGCGCAGGTGATCGAGGCCTGCGCGCGGACCCCGCGCCCGGGCCAGGACGGCACCTGGATCACCGCCGAGATGGCGGCCGCCTACCTCGCCCTGCACCGCGCCGGGCATGCGCACTCGGTGGAGGTGTTCGACGGCGAGGAGCTGGTCGGCGGCATCTATGGCGTGGCGCGCGGGCGCATGTTCTTCGGCGAGAGCATGTTCAGCGCGCGCAGCGGCGGCTCCAAGGTGGCGCTGGCGGCGCTGGCCCGGCGCCTGCACGGCTGGGGCTGGCCGCTGATCGACGCCCAGGTCGAGAACGACCACCTGCTCGGCCTGGGCGCGGAGCGCTGGCCGCGCGCCGCCTTCCTCGACGCGATCGCCGCCCTGGTCGCCGACCCCGCCCCGGCCGGCCCGTGGACCCCGCGTTTCGGCGAACTGGCGGCCGCGGAACTGGCCGCGCCCTGAGCGGGGGTTAACGCAAACTTTGCATGCGGCGGCCGAGGCGAGTAAAATCCC
The Xanthomonas sp. AM6 DNA segment above includes these coding regions:
- the aat gene encoding leucyl/phenylalanyl-tRNA--protein transferase, translating into MRRLPALLPDDPAAPFPPAASALRDPDGLLAIGGDLSPTRLLAAYAHGIFPWYSDGQPILWWSPDPRTVFRSDGVRLSSRFRRSLRRSPWRVRADTAFAQVIEACARTPRPGQDGTWITAEMAAAYLALHRAGHAHSVEVFDGEELVGGIYGVARGRMFFGESMFSARSGGSKVALAALARRLHGWGWPLIDAQVENDHLLGLGAERWPRAAFLDAIAALVADPAPAGPWTPRFGELAAAELAAP
- a CDS encoding GNAT family N-acetyltransferase; the encoded protein is MSGVRWLHRLDEVAAADWDALHDGRNPFVAHAFLAGLERHGCLRPDWGWTPLHLTLWDGDALVAAAPGYLKTNSHGEFVFDHAWAHAYARYGEDYFPKWLCAVPYSPVTGPRLLARDAAGRQALLAAMQALTQASGLSSAHVNFHGADEDAAFGEDWLARSDVQYQWHNDAGWTDFDAYLAAMDHKRRKNIRQERAKVQRAGIGFRIVHGDEASADDLQAMYGFYLRTFEDYGNSPALTADFFSHLAREMPRNLLIFLAIQNDVPVAGALCLRGGDTLYGRYWGGDTLPGLHFETCYYQGIDYCLREGLTRFEPGAQGEHKIARGFLPRLVRSRHWIADPGFRAPLADWCAEERAAVRQHAAALLRHSPFRQD